One region of Parambassis ranga chromosome 12, fParRan2.1, whole genome shotgun sequence genomic DNA includes:
- the LOC114443862 gene encoding protein ALP1-like isoform X2 yields the protein MGKSCCVVGCKNRFNKNSELSFHRLPKCRERRSKWIAAIRRKNWNPAAETWICGRHFVSGKKSNDPLHPDYVPCLFSFTSTADQAWAVNSLESYQHCQEDFEKALANTSREQAASGLLKLHRSTASEAKVQTVEVPGTEVPTEETHSDVASLHEQIKSLSRLPNVQTFSLLFSFMTSVPATAKQSLKPTQELLITLMKLRLNLSEEFLGHLFGIDQSTVSEIFRRWIDVMACRLHSLILWPEREDLRRSLPVCFLTFFKECVSIIDCFEVLIECPSDLRAQAQTWSNHKQHNTLKFLISITPQGSISFVSKSWGGRVTDKHLAEHSGFLDKLLPGDLILSDQDFTAEDSVGLLCAELVTPPFTQGKKQLSRKEIESAQENSQVRRHVERVTRMLRQKYSILGSTLPVSLIKVQQNGKVEDSFIDKIVVTCCALCNLCESIVLSD from the exons atgggaaagagctgctgtgtggttgGCTGTAAAAATAGATTCAACAAGAATTCCGAGTTGTCGTTTCATAGACTGCCGAAATGTAGAGAGAGGCGAAGCAAATGGATCGCTGCTATTCGCAGGAAGAACTGGAATCCAGCAGCTGAAACGTGGATCTGTGGTCGCCACTTCGTGTCAG gaaaAAAGAGCAATGATCCCCTGCACCCAGACTACGTGCCATGTTTATTCAGTTTCACCTCCACTGCTGATCAAGCTTGGGCTGTCAACAGTCTTGAAAGTTATCAACACTGCCAAGAAGATTTTGAGAAAGCGCTTGCCAACACAAGTAGAGAGCAGGCTGCCAGTGGTCTACTGAAACTGCATCGTAGTACAGCATCAGAGGCGAAGGTACAGACTGTGGAAGTGCCAGGCACTGAGGTCCCGACAGAGGAGACACACAGTGACGTCGCCTCACTGCATGAACAGATCAAATCTTTAAGCA gacTGCCTAATGTACAGACTTTTAGCTTATTGTTTAGTTTCATGACATCAGTTCCTGCAACTGCAAAACAGTCCCTGAAACCTACTCAAGAGCTCCTCATCACACTGATGAAGCTGCGCCTCAATCTGTCTGAGGAATTTTTAGGGCACCTGTTTGGGATTGATCAGTCAACAGTATCAGAAATCTTTCGCCGTTGGATTGACGTCATGGCATGCCGGCTTCATTCCCTGATATTGTGGCCAGAAAGAGAAGACTTGAGACGCAGCttacctgtgtgttttctgacattttttaaGGAATGTGTCAGCATAATCGACTGCTTTGAGGTGCTGATAGAGTGCCCCTCAGATTTAAGAGCTCAGGCTCAAACATGGAGTAATCACAAACAACATAACACTTTAAAGTTTCTCATTTCAATCACTCCACAAGGAAGCATCTCCTTTGTGTCAAAGTCCTGGGGTGGACGTGTCACAGACAAACACCTCGCTGAACACAGCGGGTTCCTTGACAAGCTCCTCCCAGGAGACTTGATACTGTCTGACCAGGATTTCACTGCGGAGGACAGTGTTGGCTTATTATGTGCAGAACTGGTAACACCTCCATTCACACAAGGGAAGAAGCAGCTTAGCCGCAAAGAAATTGAATCTGCTCAAGAAAATTCTCAAGTGAGAAGGCACGTAGAAAGAGTGACTAGAATGTTGAGGCAGAAGTATTCAATACTGGGCTCAACTCTCCCTGTAAGCCTCATTAAAGTGCAACAGAATGGTAAAGTGGAGGACAGCTTTATAGATAAGATTGTGGTAACGTGCTGTGCTCTGTGCAATCTGTGTGAATCCATAGTGCTGTCtgattaa
- the LOC114443862 gene encoding protein ALP1-like isoform X1 gives MGKSCCVVGCKNRFNKNSELSFHRLPKCRERRSKWIAAIRRKNWNPAAETWICGRHFVSGKKSNDPLHPDYVPCLFSFTSTADQAWAVNSLESYQHCQEDFEKALANTSREQAASGLLKLHRSTASEAKVQTVEVPGTEVPTEETHSDVASLHEQIKSLSSECHSLRDKVHKLENQLKYHMLDTEQFDDSKMFFFTGLPNVQTFSLLFSFMTSVPATAKQSLKPTQELLITLMKLRLNLSEEFLGHLFGIDQSTVSEIFRRWIDVMACRLHSLILWPEREDLRRSLPVCFLTFFKECVSIIDCFEVLIECPSDLRAQAQTWSNHKQHNTLKFLISITPQGSISFVSKSWGGRVTDKHLAEHSGFLDKLLPGDLILSDQDFTAEDSVGLLCAELVTPPFTQGKKQLSRKEIESAQENSQVRRHVERVTRMLRQKYSILGSTLPVSLIKVQQNGKVEDSFIDKIVVTCCALCNLCESIVLSD, from the exons atgggaaagagctgctgtgtggttgGCTGTAAAAATAGATTCAACAAGAATTCCGAGTTGTCGTTTCATAGACTGCCGAAATGTAGAGAGAGGCGAAGCAAATGGATCGCTGCTATTCGCAGGAAGAACTGGAATCCAGCAGCTGAAACGTGGATCTGTGGTCGCCACTTCGTGTCAG gaaaAAAGAGCAATGATCCCCTGCACCCAGACTACGTGCCATGTTTATTCAGTTTCACCTCCACTGCTGATCAAGCTTGGGCTGTCAACAGTCTTGAAAGTTATCAACACTGCCAAGAAGATTTTGAGAAAGCGCTTGCCAACACAAGTAGAGAGCAGGCTGCCAGTGGTCTACTGAAACTGCATCGTAGTACAGCATCAGAGGCGAAGGTACAGACTGTGGAAGTGCCAGGCACTGAGGTCCCGACAGAGGAGACACACAGTGACGTCGCCTCACTGCATGAACAGATCAAATCTTTAAGCAGTGAGTGTCACTCACTGAGGGATAAAGTTCACAAATTAGAAAATCAGTTGAAATATCACATGCTGGACACTGAACAATTTGATGacagcaaaatgttttttttcacaggacTGCCTAATGTACAGACTTTTAGCTTATTGTTTAGTTTCATGACATCAGTTCCTGCAACTGCAAAACAGTCCCTGAAACCTACTCAAGAGCTCCTCATCACACTGATGAAGCTGCGCCTCAATCTGTCTGAGGAATTTTTAGGGCACCTGTTTGGGATTGATCAGTCAACAGTATCAGAAATCTTTCGCCGTTGGATTGACGTCATGGCATGCCGGCTTCATTCCCTGATATTGTGGCCAGAAAGAGAAGACTTGAGACGCAGCttacctgtgtgttttctgacattttttaaGGAATGTGTCAGCATAATCGACTGCTTTGAGGTGCTGATAGAGTGCCCCTCAGATTTAAGAGCTCAGGCTCAAACATGGAGTAATCACAAACAACATAACACTTTAAAGTTTCTCATTTCAATCACTCCACAAGGAAGCATCTCCTTTGTGTCAAAGTCCTGGGGTGGACGTGTCACAGACAAACACCTCGCTGAACACAGCGGGTTCCTTGACAAGCTCCTCCCAGGAGACTTGATACTGTCTGACCAGGATTTCACTGCGGAGGACAGTGTTGGCTTATTATGTGCAGAACTGGTAACACCTCCATTCACACAAGGGAAGAAGCAGCTTAGCCGCAAAGAAATTGAATCTGCTCAAGAAAATTCTCAAGTGAGAAGGCACGTAGAAAGAGTGACTAGAATGTTGAGGCAGAAGTATTCAATACTGGGCTCAACTCTCCCTGTAAGCCTCATTAAAGTGCAACAGAATGGTAAAGTGGAGGACAGCTTTATAGATAAGATTGTGGTAACGTGCTGTGCTCTGTGCAATCTGTGTGAATCCATAGTGCTGTCtgattaa